A window of Psychroflexus sp. ALD_RP9 contains these coding sequences:
- the lptC gene encoding LPS export ABC transporter periplasmic protein LptC, producing the protein MFRNLIIIKKSIVALLWATILFSCKGNLDEVNKRNQISNDPQAKAYDINLFYTDSGKVKVNLRSPLVLDYTHFEFPYREFPNTVDVDFFDADSSKSSIFAKYAIIYEQTGLVDMQDSVSITTADGLILQAKQLYWDQNKGWIFTDQNYTITMPNGTTNNGQGFDANQKFTIFISRSNRGKQIIDQENEL; encoded by the coding sequence ATGTTTCGAAACCTCATAATTATTAAAAAAAGTATTGTTGCTTTACTATGGGCAACAATACTTTTTTCTTGTAAAGGCAACTTAGATGAGGTCAATAAACGCAATCAAATTTCTAACGATCCACAAGCAAAAGCTTACGACATTAACCTATTTTATACTGATAGCGGCAAAGTAAAAGTCAATTTAAGAAGCCCTTTAGTTTTAGATTATACCCATTTTGAATTTCCTTATCGCGAATTTCCCAATACAGTAGATGTCGATTTTTTTGATGCCGATTCTTCCAAATCAAGCATTTTTGCCAAATATGCCATTATTTATGAGCAAACAGGTTTAGTTGATATGCAAGATAGCGTTTCAATAACAACAGCAGATGGTTTAATTTTGCAAGCTAAACAGTTATATTGGGACCAAAATAAAGGCTGGATTTTTACAGATCAAAATTACACGATTACCATGCCAAATGGCACCACAAATAACGGACAAGGTTTTGATGCTAATCAAAAATTTACTATTTTCATTTCAAGATCAAATAGAGGAAAACAGATTATAGACCAAGAAAACGAATTATAA
- a CDS encoding lipid outer membrane transport protein FadL-like protein, producing the protein MIKYFSTAILLLVSFSIYAQEGTFSPYSFLGIGNDSFKGTAENRAMGGLSSAADSIHLNLQNPAAYGDLSYTALAASMTVNSLKTETNTLSESQTYTTFDYLAIGIPFNRFGVGAGIKPVTSVGYNIETIENEFSNQFEGKGGLNSVYFSVGTELFNNFKIGGSVNYNFGTLDYQNIVSQSQVQYATREIIKNEIRGFTFDLGVMKDFNISKNTYLRASASYQPEAELDATINRRLASVQLFTDNNVVVIDENNLPERTSTLTIPSKTSLGLGLGETRKWYIGADYVAKEASNFNNLDFNFDSDVSYNSSQTFKLGGYFTPRYNDPVRFYNRLTYRAGIRFEETGLNYRGEDINEFGITFGIGIPAGRVFTNANIGVEYFTRGTKNNNLIQENYLSVFLSFSFNDKWFIKSKFN; encoded by the coding sequence ATGATAAAATACTTCAGCACAGCTATTTTGTTGCTTGTTAGCTTCAGCATCTACGCACAAGAAGGCACATTTTCGCCATATTCTTTTTTAGGAATTGGTAATGATTCGTTTAAGGGAACTGCTGAAAATAGAGCAATGGGAGGCTTATCTTCTGCAGCAGACAGCATTCACCTTAATCTTCAAAACCCAGCTGCATATGGTGATTTAAGCTATACAGCTTTAGCAGCTAGCATGACTGTAAATAGTTTAAAAACTGAAACAAACACACTGAGCGAAAGTCAAACTTACACAACCTTCGATTATTTAGCTATTGGTATTCCTTTTAATCGATTTGGTGTTGGTGCAGGTATAAAGCCTGTGACTTCTGTAGGTTACAACATTGAAACTATTGAAAATGAATTCTCAAACCAATTTGAAGGTAAAGGAGGTCTAAATTCAGTATATTTTAGTGTTGGAACTGAGCTATTTAACAATTTTAAAATAGGTGGTTCGGTTAATTATAATTTTGGAACTTTAGATTATCAAAACATCGTCTCTCAATCACAGGTACAATACGCTACACGTGAAATTATTAAAAACGAAATACGCGGCTTTACCTTTGATTTAGGGGTGATGAAAGATTTTAATATTTCTAAGAACACCTATTTAAGAGCTTCTGCAAGCTATCAACCCGAAGCAGAACTTGATGCCACCATCAATAGGCGTTTGGCTTCAGTACAATTATTTACAGATAATAACGTGGTGGTTATTGATGAAAATAACCTCCCTGAAAGAACCTCAACATTAACCATTCCCTCAAAAACATCGCTTGGCTTAGGTTTAGGAGAAACACGTAAATGGTACATTGGTGCCGATTATGTTGCAAAAGAAGCATCTAACTTTAATAACTTAGACTTCAATTTCGACAGTGATGTATCCTACAACTCATCACAAACTTTTAAATTAGGTGGCTATTTTACGCCGCGTTATAACGATCCTGTTCGTTTTTATAACCGGTTAACTTATCGCGCTGGAATTCGGTTTGAAGAAACAGGTTTAAACTATCGTGGTGAAGATATTAATGAGTTTGGTATAACTTTTGGTATAGGTATACCTGCTGGTCGTGTTTTTACCAATGCAAATATTGGTGTTGAATACTTTACCCGCGGAACAAAAAACAATAATTTAATACAAGAGAATTATTTAAGTGTTTTCTTAAGCTTCTCTTTTAACGACAAATGGTTTATTAAATCAAAATTTAATTAA
- a CDS encoding tetratricopeptide repeat protein yields the protein MKRNKLLFTLLSVFFTVAAMAQDCMVTLSLFNESAKVKNYEDAFPKYEQLIAECADSNLLLYQRGEKMLEDLIETAETEEEKLSLVEKYIKNQNLRLKYFPEKTNNADVLESIALIKYKNKIGTLEERLEAFEAIVKEDADNFDSPVALYAYFRIANTLNDEGKRDIQFLFDKYDEVIGLLETQENKKATQAKPLITKEQNNEELTKREKRILKNSEIYLRNYSKIKGSVNGLLGSKADCDNLIPMYQKDFEAKKADIEWLKNAASRLYAKECTSDPIFFKVVEAQNQLEPSAKTALYLGRLAQENGEMNKALDYYKQSANLEDSKSNKARVFYSIAETYKNMGSYSSARNYFRKALDLKPSLGAAYLKIAEMYAKSANNCGETSFEKRAIYWLAADYANRAGRVDPALKSNAAAAAESYRARAPQKTDIFQEGMSGKTVTFSCWVGESVKVPSY from the coding sequence ATGAAACGTAACAAGTTATTATTTACATTATTAAGCGTGTTTTTTACTGTAGCTGCAATGGCTCAAGATTGCATGGTTACACTTAGCCTATTTAATGAAAGTGCTAAGGTTAAAAATTATGAAGACGCGTTTCCTAAATATGAACAACTTATAGCTGAATGTGCAGACTCGAATCTTCTTCTTTACCAAAGAGGCGAAAAAATGCTTGAGGATTTAATTGAAACTGCAGAAACCGAAGAAGAAAAACTAAGCTTAGTTGAAAAGTATATCAAAAACCAAAACTTACGTTTAAAATACTTTCCTGAAAAGACTAATAATGCTGATGTACTCGAAAGCATAGCACTTATTAAGTATAAAAATAAAATCGGAACTTTAGAGGAAAGATTAGAAGCTTTTGAAGCTATCGTTAAGGAAGACGCCGATAATTTTGATTCTCCTGTAGCACTTTATGCTTACTTTAGAATAGCCAACACGCTTAATGATGAAGGCAAGCGTGACATCCAGTTTTTATTTGATAAGTACGATGAAGTTATTGGGCTACTTGAAACTCAAGAAAACAAAAAAGCAACTCAAGCAAAACCTTTAATAACTAAAGAACAGAATAATGAAGAATTAACAAAACGTGAAAAGCGTATATTGAAAAATTCTGAAATTTATTTAAGAAATTACAGTAAAATTAAAGGTAGTGTTAATGGCTTATTAGGAAGCAAAGCCGATTGTGATAACTTGATTCCTATGTACCAAAAAGATTTTGAGGCTAAAAAAGCCGATATCGAATGGTTAAAAAATGCAGCAAGTCGTCTTTATGCTAAAGAATGTACTTCAGACCCAATTTTCTTTAAAGTAGTAGAAGCTCAAAATCAACTTGAACCTTCAGCTAAAACTGCTTTATATTTAGGCCGTTTAGCGCAAGAAAATGGTGAAATGAACAAAGCACTTGATTACTACAAACAATCTGCAAATTTAGAAGATTCTAAATCTAATAAAGCACGTGTTTTTTACAGCATTGCAGAAACTTACAAAAACATGGGAAGTTACTCTTCAGCAAGAAATTACTTCAGAAAAGCGCTTGATCTGAAGCCTTCGCTTGGAGCTGCTTATTTAAAAATAGCCGAAATGTATGCTAAAAGTGCTAACAATTGTGGTGAAACAAGTTTCGAGAAAAGAGCTATCTATTGGTTAGCTGCTGATTATGCAAACCGTGCTGGACGTGTAGACCCTGCATTGAAATCTAATGCTGCAGCAGCCGCAGAAAGCTACAGAGCACGCGCGCCACAAAAAACTGATATTTTTCAAGAAGGTATGAGTGGTAAAACAGTAACGTTTTCTTGTTGGGTAGGCGAATCTGTTAAAGTACCGAGTTACTAA